A stretch of DNA from Macrotis lagotis isolate mMagLag1 chromosome X, bilby.v1.9.chrom.fasta, whole genome shotgun sequence:
ttcagttttcagatgaggaaaatgaaaccaaGAAGGATTCTTTCCAAGGGCATACAGAAAATTAATAGCAGAATAATTACTAGAGGCCAGGTCCAATGCTCTTGATATCATGCTCTTTACACTCTTTTAGAGATCAAGAAATCAATGATCCATTGATCCAATATGAGGATCCATCAAACAGGGCTCCAAAAGATCCCTGATGGAAGTCCAACAAGCAGTTTCCAGGGAGTAGAAGACCATTGCTGCTTCTTTCCATCTCTGGAAAAGTATTAATTTTCCTAAAGATCACATTGAAAAGACCAAATATCTTCTAGGTATGCACTATTTATTGGCATCTCCAGGGATTAAAGCAACAAACCAAAAACAATGTAATTTGAGTTTTAGATACAGGTGGAGGACCATTAAAAAGAGTtagtagtatttttaaaattgaatacaGTGACAATGGAAGATTATACAGCTGCTTTTTAAGAAGCCTGGACCTCCCTAAGTGATTCAATAAACTAGAGGCATTGGAATAAAGTTAAGGACTGGACAGTTGCCTGGAGGATTGAggaattaaattatttgcccagggtcacatagccagtttGAAAATGTAGCCTCAAAAACTCTGCTTTTCAAGGGCAGCAAATGTGAATCTTTCATACATGACCTTGATTGAATTTCTTTTGGCTATTTTAGCAAGAGTCCTTTGACATCTCATCCCTTTCTCCTACTCCTAACTCTTAACATTCTCATGCCTGTTCTAGGAAAGAATGCAACAGTtcagttttctttgatttttaaatccttaagtacaattattaaaatcaaatgtTTTTTTCCACCTAAATCTCTTTCAATTGGCAGAGCAAACAACTCATATTACCTGAGTAGAAATTTCAAGATTGACTCTCCAAAGATTCATGTGTTCTCCCTTGTCAAACAAAGACATCAAATCCTTGGCAGAATAATTACTAATTCTAAACCACTTTCAGCCTAAATAAATATGATTTACAATATGGACACTAATTCCTAAAATTGAGCTTTTATGatattgatggattttttttcttttatttctgcaGAATCCAGCTTCCAGTGAAATGTTAACTTGGTCACCTGTTGTTCTGCTTCTAATGATGAAGTCATCAGTTGACAGAAACGGTTAACTCTGCTGAGGTTTCAGTGGGTTCAGTTATCTTTCTTAAACTAAACTTTGAATGACAGAACTTCCTGGAGATAGATGAGCCCTCTTTCCACACTGTTGTAGGACAGCTGAGGGAGAGGCAGAGTCTATACAACCAACTGTGAACTGGTATGGGTGGACCTGTCATGCAAATTCACAGAATAATTGCCTATTGGAACTGGAAGGAGGCTTGAAGACCATCTAGTCTAAGCCTTTCATCttacatgtgagaaaactgagatcaagcattttcagaaaattaaaagcaatgaaaaagtagccaataacatttattaattccAATATACCTCAAGTTTTAAAAGCTAACATCAGACTGAGTTCAAACTTTCCCATgggataatttttttctggagaaagaagaaaactaaatattaATGTGCCTTTGCTAAAACACAAACACATTTCACTTGTGGTAGAGAagtcagaggtttttttttttttcctcatcagttGTGAGTTTTCTAGAGTCAAATCAATCTTTTTATCTGGTTTTCTACACAAAGGAATCAGAAAAGGCAGGTGATTTTTGTAGCTCTCATACAGGGACAGCATTTGGATATAGGAAAACCATGATGGGATTTCATCAAATGCATAATATGGGGAAATTACTGAGGAGTGAAAGTTGTGATTGTCTGAGAGGTTGGCAGACAAGGGAATGAGATTGAAATGAGTCACTGAATAAGTTTGGAGCATATGTGGAAGCTTTTAGCTAAGGGAGAGATATTATTCAATTACATGAGAAGACCCAACAAGGAAGATAAGCAAAAGAAATCTGACATATAAGACATGTTATGAAATATGTTAACTGacaaaaaggaatagaaagaagaggCAAAGAAGGAGAAGCAGGCAGGTCAACTAAAGAGGTAAATGGAAATTTTGTCTATAATTCTCAAGTtgtatttaattcaacaaatactgaATTGTGGGTCATCCTCCAACCTTCAATTTGCAGGAATAGTCTAGTGTTGAATTCTAAGGACCTAGAGACTGATCAGGGACTGATcagaaataaatatggaaatttcAGAATCTGAAGAGACAAATGGGAAGAGAACTCCCATTGAATCTGGGATGCCTAAACCATCAAGCTTCCTGACAGATAGTCAATACTCTAAAAATCGATGTCTACCTGTATTTTCCATTCTAGGTTGAGTACCTGCTTAACTGATTCATTTTGGTTTCATGGATCTAGGCCAGTGGAAAATTATTCCAAGTCCTGTTATCATTAGCatatatgtttcttttcttccctcaccccccaaaaAGCTCTTTCCTGACACATGTGAATAACACTAGATTTTTCAGCTAAAATGAACATGCattttcctgtcttctctcccctTCAGTTCTCCTATCCCAACTCCAATGGACAGACATATGAATTTTAGCATATATGAAATGGGATAAATGGATGGGCAGCCACAAAGCTTGACACCTctgcagcctcagacacatttGGCAAAGATGATGGAGGTGTCAACTCCCTTGATGCTCAGAACACAAGCTGAACTCTTAGCCAATCATTCAGATCCATAAGTAGGCTGTTACTGTAATAGATATAATCTTCCCTTCCTGCTCCTTAGTCCCCATTAAGCTCACAATCAATGTGGGttcccattctcttctttttgatGAATGATTAGGAAAGGAGGCAGCAAagtgttgcagtagatagagcacaagatttggagtcaggaagacctgaattcaaatttgacttcagattcttactagctatgtaactctggaTAAGTTCCTTAACCTTGTCTGCCTGAgtgtcctcttctgtaaaatgggtcaAAAATAACATCtccttcctagggttgttgtgaggatcaaacaagaatatttgtaaagcactttgttaACCTTCAAGCACtattataaatgcttgttataaTTATCATTAAGATGAGATATCAGACAAGTCACTATATCTTAGATTTGAAGAGTTGCTAGCAAGGACAGAGTCAAGATTTAGGATACCATGAACCATTTCATTTACTCTCTAGGAGGAGAGGGATCCGCCATCACCACCATCCCACCATCCCTCACACAGTTTGATGGATTCAAGACTGAAAGGGGGCTGACAAGCAGCCACTGCCATGGGAAGGCAGACAACTGAAAACTAATGAGATGAAAGAAATTGAATTCTCTGATGGGGAGCTTCTAGATCAGCCAAATGTCAACCAAAGGAAAAGTCAATGAACCAGAAATAGCTGGGGCTGCATGTTGCCAGTGACCCTGAAGCCCTTTGGCGACACAGGCCCATGGAGCTGAAAAGCAGGTTCAGTAGGGTCAGCTACTTACAAGGCTGTCAggcttagattttaaaaatagtatttattaatatGATAACAATCACCTTAAAGAtaagttaaaatagaaagataCCAGCACCAAAACAAACCTTcatgatggaattttttttaaaaagcttggtTAAAAGTatcaaaactagaaaataatttgcAAGTCTTGTTTAAGAGCCATTTATGATTCCCTTGATTTTTCTCCTGGTTTCCTTTGGCTTGGTAGATAGTCATAACTCAACAACAcccctagttttatttttttttttacttttttgaccCTTTGTCCATGGTTATGACTGTTGAGGTACTTCTCCAGAGGCAGGCTTACTGCTGATAAAAGTGTGTGGGAGAAAGACCTCTCTACTCAAGTTTAAATTTATAGGATCACTGTTGAGCAGAGCTTACTCATTAGTGAAATGATGGGATGGGGGAAACAAACCCATAGAATTTAATTGAGAGAAATTTAGTAATTTATGAAAGACCCATCATCGTTACTAAAGCTGGGACAGTGAGTATTCTGTCATATCTCATAAGGTTATTCTGTATGCAGCCAAGCTTCCTAAAACCATCATCTGGCTAGGTTAACTCATATTGGATTGCTGAATAATTACCCATCGAGTCATTGTTCTGAGTCAGACCTCCCCCTTTTCCAGGGAGAAAGGAGGATTCCACCATGCAAGGTTAAATAACAGAGTATTTTTCCTTGGAGAGGAGGATGAAGGAGTTTGAGCAGTAGGGATATTTAGGCAACAACTATGATCTGACAGCATGATTCTCTTAAGACATTTAAggttccaggcatgggggaaaaACACACCTATGAGTATCTGGAAAGGGAACATTATGAATAGAAATACTGATATTGTTAGTCAATGATAAATAAAACATGTCCTACCCATCAAGGTAAAAATCAAGTATGAATCTGACTCCAGATGTAGTGAAGTATGATAACAAAAGCCAAAAGTGATAGGCAGAGTGCTAACTCCTGTGAGGAAATAAGAAGAATGCTTCACCGTTAGGATCAGAAATAActttagttttcaacattttctgGAGCAaaagtttttaacctttttttgtacCATGACCCATTTGGTGtctggtgaagcatagagatccctcctcagaatgttttaaatgcataaaataaattaacaagattacaaagaaattgaagaacattgaaatatagttgtcaaaatataaaaaaaaattaagggaatttACAGACCAAAGGTTAAGAACAACTAGtctactttcaattttattcagaaCCAATTTTTTAACCTTTAGTTAATAAGGATTTATTGGGTAATTTATGTATTCAATATTGTGAATTCCAGCCCCTTCTTACCCAACTTTCTTTTACTATGTTACCACTCTCTTTGTATCTACCAAAAAGAATAAGAACCTgatctttttgctttttaatcaACCAGTACAGAAATttttccaccccccccaaaatttcCCCAAACCCCACAGATCAGATATTGACTAATTACTTTtctcttaaaattgtttttttcaactTTTGACATTTAATACagcaattattattttacatttttcaacattttcctcTTCAAACCTCACCCAGCCTGGAAAAGATTTTATCTGTTTTTCATGGCCCATCAGCATGGGCTGAGATACTGTTTCTTTGTCAAACCCCTCCTTTTTCTGTGCAACACCAAAACCCACACACCAGTGTAAGAATGCTTATGAGTGTTGTCAAATTTCCATCAGCATTCTTACCACAGAAGAAATGTAGTTGTCTTCTGTTAAATACCATAGTCATGCCAACAACCAAACCATGACATGGATTTCAAACACTCattatacaaaaatgaaattttcaaatataatgtTTTGGGTACATAGAGTATCTCtttaagaaaaggaggaaaagtacCTCCTAGAACCTCATTTTCAGCCCCTATCAGGAATCTATGCCCAGGAAAGCGCAGGTATAATTAAATTGAAGCTATCTTTGTCTAGCATAGCTGAAACACTATCAAAAGTCATGAATCAGAGGAGTTATTTCCGGTGCAGAATTAAATTCCAATTAATCATGCTTTCTTGGGCCTTGCTGTGAATGACACAAAAGCCAGTGGTTAAGCTTAGAAAGCTCTAGGAGGACACGGAAAAGGCCATGCAAGGACAAGTGGCCATTCCTCATGGGCAACCTGGAAAACCAACCAATCACTACAGAAAAGGCAGCTCTTCACTGCAGGGCTAACTTGATTCTTCAAACGTCCCACTGGGAAAGCCAGTTATAAGGTGGCCAGGTCAAAATGAAAGATACTTTTAAAATGCAACTTTGCAATTAATTTTATGTGTTACTGTTGCTCCATTTTGGAAGCCTTTTGCTTGTCCTGTCATATTCTGCTGGGAGCTCCAGTGATGGATGCATAAAAGCATTCAGACACAATGGGAATGGACACTGACCTGAGAAGTAGTGGCAGCTGAACTAGTTTCCTTACCACTCACTGCTGCCTTCTTATTGGATGCTGTAGCGGTTTCTGCTTCTTCTGCCTTCTGCCCACTGGCATCCACAGAAACTGAAGACCCTACTTGACCCGAACCTTCACTCCCTTGGATGGAAGTTGGGTCAGTGCCTTGCCGTTTGGGGGCCTTATACCAACTAGGATAAAATAAAGGATCCAGGGTTTCCGATGTTGTTGACAGGACTTGAGTTTCAGACTGTGGAGTCTGCTGGGCACCACTTGGCACCACCTCCCCCTTAATTGGGACaaagtgaaagtaaaaaaaaaagcaatgcgCTTTAATTATCCTCCTGTTTCTGATCccccaatttttcattttatgctgATTTGATTAATTTGTTTAACATCTTCTTTACCTGTACCCCTTCTCCCAAAAGAGTCACGCAAAATATCTATAAGAATCCTTGCCTTATACCCATAGGTCTTGGAGTCTGAACTTTTAATCAATCCAGAGCTTATTAACTGAACCTCTAGTTTCTTCGTTCTTGATTCCTGTCTATGTTTCATTCAACTGCCTCTGAACAAAACCTAAAGGGGGGCAATAGGAGCAGGGAGAAGACATGAGACCTAGACTCAGTGGtgctccttttttctttgatcaaatgaattaatgaactGAGAGAAGGTTTTATTAAGTGTATTCTTTGTGCATGCTTTATACTGTGAGAGAAGGTTAAAGCTGTCAGCTAAAATGAGggcttgtttttgtttggttttatgtTTTTCACAGATTTCAAAAATACTTGTAATCCTTTCCCTCTAGTACTGAGAGCTGGTTGTAGTGATAAAAAGAAGTAATGCAATTCCAGTAGCCACAGTACTTTTCTATGGACATAAAGAACTTCTGAAGAATTATGAACAGAGCTTTCTTAGTCTGGTTTCCTATGATCAGAAGATTTAGTTAATCACCTTGTGGAATTCCCACCTGTTTTATCTAGTTGTGCTTCTGTTGTTGCTAAGGGATCCTCTCCTATTGGGGGTGAAGACAAGGGCCACATGCAAAAGGGACTAGTTTAAGCTTATCTTAGTCTAGGTTGTGTGTATGGGGCAATGTGCTTTTAATCCATCTGTCGATGGAGTATGGGGTATGTCCCCATACCTGAGTGATACCTGATGACCTAGGGAAGTTGTCATAGAAAAGACCTATTTCCACCTCACATACATTAAGTGGGGACTTGGTTTTCCCCCTGGCCTTGCTGTCTCAGATGAAGATGATCAAATTACCTTGTATATGTCTTTTTTACCATatcacattatatttattatagatcTCAACATATCATTTACACTCATCACTATTTCAAAATCATTAGAGTTGTTATAGCCACTATTAGATCTCATATAATTAAAGTCCTCTTGTTTAACAGactatttcagtataattaaCTTCccttgtaatcctatatattttaatttaaaaacatttacttTAAAAAGGGGTGTATGGACCTCACCAGGCTACCAAAGGTGTCAGTGACCCAATAAAGATTACTAACTCCTGATCTAATCTAACTCCCTTAAGTGATATGCCCATGATAGTAAAAGTCAAAAGTGGGATTAGAACCCGAGACTTCTAACTCTTTATCTTGTCATGGACTTAGTTATTTGCGTGATGTCTCCTCTATCAGATTGGGAACTCCTCGCGGAAAgggattatttttgcttttctgtgtaTTCCTGTCATTTAGTCCAGGGCCTGGCACTGATTGACCTAACTTAAGCTTCTAGAAAGCTTGACATTACTGCAAAGAGCTATGGCTGATATTACAGCCTAGAAGAAGTATAAGAAAGTTGTCTTTTCCATTGGAAACCTCACTGCTCCTAGACAAAACAATGAAAGGCCCCTACTCAAATTAACTGTAATCAAATATAGATTAATATGTAAAATTTTTGCTTTGAATGGTCAAAACCAAACACTGCTTctattttgcatgttttctctgATCTCCCAACCTTGCAAACCTTCAtcaatttcctattttcttctaccttcctatGATACTTTCTGTattctcaaaatttataaaaagtttaGACTTGTaggtaattcttttttatttgttgtttcatttttaatgctTAATCTCTCTGTATCACCTAGACTGATGAGAAGTAGCCACTCAGGTCCAATCCCACTGTTGATCATTCTAGGAGTTTTGACCTGTTCCCTTTCTGACCTGGGTTGGGTCAACCCTCCTAGGTAACTCTCCTCCCCATTCCTAGGTGCTCAACATATAGACTTAGTGCTGACATCCTTTTAACTAATTGTAGTCCCATTGCAACTCAGAACTCCTGACCTCAAGAAATACACCAGCCTCAGACTTTCCAGAAGCAGTTATTATGGTTTATGCCCCCTTGCCCAGTTGGGATAATTTTTAAACAACTCTGTCTCCATCATCCTTTGATAATTTGGTTGACACAAATAATTTCAATCATCTATTATAGACAGGTAGAAGGCCCACAGGAGCCTGCTTCATTAATGTTTGCACAATGTCCATCAGTTTAAGAGGTAGAATCTCATCCACTCAGAGCATCATGAAGTCATTAAGTAGACTACTGGGAAACATACTAAGTGTGAAATTTAGACAATGATGTCCTAGAAACATATAGAAGGTAGTCAGTTGGCCACAGAAGTGACCTAAGAAAATACTTAAACTATCCAGTTAACAAGATACATAGGTAAACAGGAAACCAGGTTTCATTTATTGTATGATTGAAAAAAGCCAGAAGATTAGATTATATTTCAAAGATAAATGAACTAATATGGtctatatgatttcttttttgttgcttgaATTAAAAATCGAAgttcttaaataataataattctcttAATTCCTTCCTTGCCTATAAAgtgaatttctatatttttactaATGAACATAATATGGACATGAACCTCCTGGTACTAGTTTTTGttgattcttatttttacaaGTGCTTGCAAATTATATCTTACAGGTAAAATTACTATTGACTCAGAAACTGCACTAAGTGGATTTGACGAAATTCCTTGCGGAAATACTGAatttataaagagaaagaaattttgttaATCAAATGACAACTAAAATTCCTTCATGATTCATCCTGAGAGCTTCCTTCCCTGACAACATAATCATCCTGAAATCTTTTCTTCCGTAGCCTGAGTTGGAATGCCTGATACCCATTTTGCTTTGAGTCAGAATCAATTGCTCAGACTGCTCAATAACACCCAGAGTCATCTGCCCCAGGGTGAGGAGAACCCAGTAGAAGTTTACCTGAGTAGTTACAAGATCCCCTGAAGCAGCTGGTGGGGTAGGTGGGAGTTCCACTGATGCAACAGGAAGTGTCTCTGGTTCAGACTGCTGCTCCGAATCTGGTGGAGAGAGCTGGGATACCATCTCAGGAGGTTCTTCTTCCCCTGATGACTCTGTACAGACATCTTCCAATATTTCTTCAGccacttcctcctcttcctcctcctctgatatgtaaagaatactattttttaatCAGTTAAAGTGACACCTTCATGAATAGCACTACCAGATAAGCTACAGGCAAAataggtggtacaatgggtaCATAGAGGACTAGGCTGCATTAGACTTGGGATTCTGGCTCAGacactgtctgtgtgaccctgggccaattAATCAACCTTTGCTGAGctttagtttccccatttgtaaaatgaggataataacagcatctactgCACAGGGTTTAAGATATCTAACGTGCTTTGCCAGccttaaagtactttataaatgttgtttattatttttattctctttacttgttatttttatagtaaatatacaaaacaaattaGCAGTTGGGGTCTATTCAATCCAAGTGGCAAGAAAAATTACATTAAGTAATTTTAAAACAatggaatttgtttttattaccAATAAGCTAATTGTAATAATAACTTATTCTGGGTTTGGAAACAGCAAATCTTAAGGATTAGGTTCATAAGTTAAAGAGGTAGAAGGAACCTCATAGTCATCCcctttaggtggtacagtggatagactatAGGACTTAAATCAGGAAaacgagttcaaatcctgcctcagatactagctgcatgaccttaggaaaatcacttaactgctctgtgcctcattttccccatttctaaCAACCTCCCAGGTTGTTGGGAGGATGAAATAGATAATATATACAGAGCACTCTAAGTAAACCTTAAATCTCTGTGTTTATATCCACtattatggatgaggaaactgaaaaagccCAACTAGgcttatttgcccagggtcacacaagcagATGTGAAATACAAACTCAGGTCCTGTGACTTGAGATCCAGCACTCATTTCCAGTGTGCAATGCAGTTTTTTCTCATTGgttttttccattctattaaaatgtttattttttaaaaaatctttctcttttggCTAACTCTGAGTCTATAAATTAACTTGTTTTCAAAGACAGTTTTATAATTTGATAAGTTTTTAATATAACTTTATAGCCTTTTAAAGCTCTAAATCCAGGTTTTTCTTAGTTTGTTCTCTCTGTATTTGAGCAGGTCCAATCTGTCAACATTCACATGTTTTTGTGTAAGTATTGGATCTCCCTACAGCTACTGACTTCCTTTCTGACTCACCTTTCTAATGTTCTCAGTAAAGAATCTAATGATGTCTAAACAGGAAAATATACCAGAGAAGCTACtctttaaatgaattctttcataaAGTAAGAATATTTTGGTAGCATGGATAATTGCCCCTTAGTTTATCTGTTCTATAAATTCAATTTCACATTGAACTAAACTGGGacaaactgacctggaaaatgcCTGAAGAGAATCTAGCTACTTCTCCAAATGATCAGGTAGACTATAAGCTTCCCTTCCTTATCAAGTTTCCTTCTGCTTACAGGACATGAGATAATCCAATGTCCAGATCAGCATCTGACCCTTGTTCCATGCTTTCTTCATGGGGACTCTATAAGATTTAGACATTGGTCTCACAGACTATTCAGGGTTTGTGCATGTCCTTTCAATTTGTACCCAGGAAAAGTCTGGAATAAATGAAATTGGCtatcattttcactttattttgtggAGTAAATAGATTGTTTTATTGTTGTCCAGTCTTGTTTGATTCTTCGTGAccccttttgaggtttttcttggcagagactaGAGTGGaagactatttccttctccagctcatttgaggaaactgaaacacaactaataaatatctgaggttggatttgaactcaggtcttccagattacGGGGCTGCCACCTATCTACCTTACCAAAAAACTGTCCATACACTAGACCACCTCTGAATTAAAATCAGTTTAACAAACCAATTAGATACAGTATAAAAGATCAAGAAGGTGATGTGTGTTAATTTATACAGAGCCATCCATGAAGTCAAAATGCCTAGGTTCAAGTTCCACCTTTGACTAGTTTAGCCTCTAAATTCTCCTGGGTCCATCTCTAAGACAAAAAATAAGTGATTCTGCACTTATTGGGAGttctatatacaaataaaattacagGCCTTGTCCAAATAGCTTTATTCAAAATAGTAGAAACAAGACAATTCTCCTATTCAAAAATAGAGGAGGGATCAGAAACCAGCTCAATGGTTTATGagaatcaattgttaaatttttggtgtgagcatttatactttgGCAATCAGTAAATACTacaaattagggcttgatttattgtcttcttgattttctagacttaaggaaaaaatagagaaaaagctaataatatggaattaaaattgtcataaattttcaaaaagtggTTGTTAGtcatttaccagcacacctcCAAATACAAAGATAAGTCCCTCCACTTCCATCTAAGAATTTCCAAGACTGGTTAACTTATGTACAGTCAACTATGCTCATATTGGTTTGGTAGCTAGAGAAATTCCTGTCTACATTCAACACTGGGCCccataattttgattaaatgtgGACAAGGCAAACATAACCAGTCAACATGGCAATGAgtacctttctcttctttttctgtcccCTCCTTTCCATCATAAACATTTGTAGTCTCTAGCAACACACCTCTAAACTAGCTTACTGACTTCCCAACGTAGAACTGATCGTCATTCATTAACTCCCTAAGGCACTTCAGCACACAGTTAAACTAAGTTCCAATAGAGAACATCATCTCTTTTCTTAATTgctgaagaaatcaagaaattgaACGAAAGGGAGATCATCTTgagatttatttctaaaaagacAAGCATAGTGATCATTAAAAAATGTACCCAtcattgtaaaatggaaagatgATTGACCCCAGAGACAGAGAACCTAATGGTTACTACCTTTCAACGACCTcagattttcttcatctgtaaaatgagggaattggccTAGGAGGTCTTTACAAATCTAGATATTCTTCCCTAGGCATATTATAATAGATTATGTATTATGACTGCTTCATGTAATTACTGTAGTATGACTTAGGCTCTTAATTCTGCTATTGAAAATGTTTTAGGACTGAGTCCTTCATTTTATCTCTAGACCTTAGCTTCAGTTTCTCACAGGTTATTGCTTACCCAGCCTCCCTCACCTCCCTCCCAACACTCTGATGTGTGAACTGTCAGCATTTAATTAAACAAACACCACACAATTTCCCACCCAGAtgtcttctcttttctgattGGTCCTTGAACCAGCACCAAGTGGCATTTTACGTGATCATGGATGAAGTTTTGGGTAAGGATGGAGAAACTAAGGGTGCTGTCATCATCAGGGACATTTGACAAAGTGTGTCATGGTGTAAAAGGTCCTGTGATAACCCAAGCCAGAATAACCCTTGTCAACAAGCTGCAATATTCTGCAGAGAAACAAAGCTTCATTTTCAATTATGCTCCCTCTAAAGTTGTCAGGTTCTATTTTGGCAGCAATACTGGAGTGTGACCCTTTACACCCCAACCTCCAGCAGCTTGCACACACCTGCAGTTTAAGACAGCCATTTTTGGTCACCTGGGTGATATACCTTTGTAAAAGTCAATTTCTcttattatcttttcttctcGATTGAGGTTGACTGTAAAATGGTCCATGTTTTCATAGCCATGTTCTATTTTCTCCATCTGAAATGCCTTTGATGCTTCAGAAATTCTGAAACCAAGACAATGTGGCAGTTGCAATCACTGTTTAGTTAGATGGTctggataaaaatagaaaacctgAACCTTTACATCAAATGAAAAAGCTACTTACTTTTGTAACAGTGTTTTGGCATTCTGTGAAAGCAAGAAAAGATtgctttaattctttctttttgtcaaaGATAATTCATATTCAGATCTTTAACTCTCTCTACCTCTTAGAAAGTCAAAGTATAATACAAACAATCAAATTTAAGTCacaacctttttttaatttaagcatTATgaccttttaaatatattttattgagtaACATAATCAGATTAAGAGTCAGacatagaaagaaataatattttgttcTGGTCAAAATTGTTCAATATAACAAGATTGACATAAATATAACAATTATGCTGTGAGGAAGAGATATTTTCCTACCCTATaaccaaaataaataactttttgtCTCTAACCTGTCTTCCTGGTAAATCTTTAAATTCTTTGACCACATTAGACTATACCTGTAAGAAGACTGCCATTTCTGGCTCATCCATGAATTGAATTCCTGACTCAACCAACTTGGATACTGTCTCCAGATGATCTGCATACTTTTTAATCAGTGCCCGGACATGCTCCAGTTTCTCCTCTTGGCTCCTTGTAATGATTTGTGtcatctcattctttctttcctccaggAT
This window harbors:
- the TRIM55 gene encoding tripartite motif-containing protein 55 isoform X4; protein product: MSTSLNYKSFSKEQQTMDTLEKQLICPICLEMFTKPVVILPCQHNLCRKCASDIFQASNPYLPTRGGTTVASGGRFRCPSCRHEVVLDRHGVYGLQRNLLVENIIDIYKQESTRPERKSEQPMCEEHEDERINIYCLNCEVPTCSMCKVFGAHKDCQVAPLTHVFQRQKSELSDGIAVLVGSNDRVQGMISQLEETCRTVEESCRRQKQELCEKFDYLYGILEERKNEMTQIITRSQEEKLEHVRALIKKYADHLETVSKLVESGIQFMDEPEMAVFLQNAKTLLQKISEASKAFQMEKIEHGYENMDHFTVNLNREEKIIREIDFYKEEEEEEEVAEEILEDVCTESSGEEEPPEMVSQLSPPDSEQQSEPETLPVASVELPPTPPAASGDLVTTQGEVVPSGAQQTPQSETQVLSTTSETLDPLFYPSWYKAPKRQGTDPTSIQGSEGSGQVGSSVSVDASGQKAEEAETATASNKKAAVSD